AACAATCAGAAAGTTTCCCGTCTCACCTGTGCAGACCCCGGGGCGTTTTCCCGCCGCGCTGTCCAGCAGAGCGAGGGTCAGGTTGTCCGGCGTGTCGGGGGGAAGTGGCGTGCCCCCCCCACTCCCTCCGCCGCCGCTCTCCGTGATCAGACTGGCCTCAGAGCTCTGCTCGTCGCTGGACAGAGACGGGCTCCGGATGTCTCCGGAGCTGTTGGCGCTGCCCGGCGCCGGGATGACACCGGGTCCCGTGGCTGAGGGCCAGGAGGGGGGGTCCTCACTGTCAGGGCTGCAggaggggtcagaggtcacagttTAGGGTTGGTTAACAAAACAGAGTTATTGAATAACAGAAGAGGAGGAcggataaaagtagtgattatttacatggagtctggtggagatacgCTGCtttatacacgctaaaagtagtgattatttacatggagtctggtggagatatgctgctctatacacgctaaaagtagtgattatttacatggagtctggtggagatatgctgctctatacacgctaaaagtagtgattatttacatggagtctggtgggtttggtccCACCAAATGATTGTGTATATCTTTCAAGTAAGATCCTAAAATAGACACATCTCAGGATCTTAGCGAAATGATTTCGCACTAAGGCAAAAAACAGCGTAACGACATTCAAAAAGCGTGTTTATTGCCCTTAGTGGAAATTGCTCCCGTTAGCAGTAGCGCTCCCGTTAGCGCTCTCGTCTCTTGAAACCGTCGCGTTGAGTGATCTGTACTGTTCTCTGTACTGTTCTTTGAAGATATTTGAAGTTTTCAGGGTTTTTAACGCTTTTTTctagacattttgacattaattgttatatatataacaaactataaactataaatgaattattaaaattataaaagtatACAGTATCATATTAATTATAACAATTactattttaactgtttttcagagttttgtctttttggcCGTTTTTTTGTGactctttgagtttttttcttccgATTGTTTTGGGGAAGTTTGTTTTCACGTCTGGTACCTGAACACCTCGCGGGCCTGGCCCCCCTCCGGTGACGTCTCCCTGAAGAAAGGAACGACCCGGGACAGACTGGCCCTGCGGCGGGACGCCCCCACCCCCCCGCTGGCCTTGTCCGCCACCCCCCCAACAAACCCCCCGGCCCGGGTCAGCGCCGTGGTCTGCTTCTTCAGGAACTTCTCCAGCGGCTTCATCCCCGCCGGCATGGTGGAGAGACCCTGCAACGAGTAATCAGATTACTGCAGCAGAAGTACTCGTACACAATACTCTGTATACTGGAACAATACTCTGCATTACACTGGAACAATACTCTGTATACTGGAACAATACTCTGCATTACACTGGAACAATACTCTGTATACTGGAACAATACTCTGCATACACTGGAACAATACTCTGCATTACACTGGAACAATACTCTGCATTACACTGGAACAATACTCTGCATTACACTGGAACAATACTCTGTATTACTCCGCAACAATACTCTGCATACACTGGAACAATGCTCTGTATTATACTGGAACAATACTCTGCATACACTGGAACAATACTCTGTATTATACTGGAACAATACTCTGTATACTGGAACAATACTCTGCATTACACTGGAAAAATACTCTGTATACTGGAACAATACTCTGTATACCGGAACAATACTCTGCATTACACTGGAACAATACTCTGTATACTGGAACAATACTCTGCATACACTGGAACAATACTCTGTATTATACTGGAACAATACTCTGTATACTGGAACAATACTCTGCATACACTGGAACAATACTCTGTATACTGGAACA
This region of Etheostoma cragini isolate CJK2018 unplaced genomic scaffold, CSU_Ecrag_1.0 ScbMSFa_89, whole genome shotgun sequence genomic DNA includes:
- the LOC117941508 gene encoding rap guanine nucleotide exchange factor-like 1 codes for the protein MPAGMKPLEKFLKKQTTALTRAGGFVGGVADKASGGVGASRRRASLSRVVPFFRETSPEGGQAREVFSPDSEDPPSWPSATGPGVIPAPGSANSSGDIRSPSLSSDEQSSEASLITESGGGGSGGGTPLPPDTPDNLTLALLDSAAGKRPGVCTGETGNFLIVF